One part of the Dermacentor silvarum isolate Dsil-2018 chromosome 6, BIME_Dsil_1.4, whole genome shotgun sequence genome encodes these proteins:
- the LOC125946347 gene encoding uncharacterized protein LOC125946347 — translation MTIRYAVSNRYLVHYPIQRLESGRQVTSLGLRFTVRPGHFVHDEMRIKCMASLPGAARGSSASTSSSSAGASGDSYSEREFVLGSSHRSSGLHVPGHYGAVADSNGSPPLTSLALFIQSSATLLLLTLLPMVS, via the exons ATGACGATCAGGTATGCA GTGTCGAACCGGTACCTGGTTCACTATCCGATTCAGCGGCTCGAGTCCGGGCGCCAGGTGACCTCGTTGGGACTGCGCTTCACTGTGCGGCCCGGACACTTCGTGCACGACGAGATGCGCATCAAGTGCATGGCCTCGCTGCCGGGCGCCGCCAGGGGCTCGTCCGCCTCCACGTCCTCGTCGTCAGCCGGCGCTAGCGGCGACTCGTACTCCGAGAGGGAGTTCGTGCTCGGCAGCAGCCATCGCTCGTCGGGGCTCCACGTGCCTGGGCACTACGGCGCTG TCGCTGATTCCAACGGCTCGCCACCTCTGACGTCACTGGCTCTCTTCATCCAAAGCTCAGCGACATTGCTCCTTTTGACGCTACTGCCAATGGTTTCGTGA